One genomic window of Gracilinema caldarium DSM 7334 includes the following:
- the rpmB gene encoding 50S ribosomal protein L28 → MSRTCDICGKHTVTGNKVSHAKNHSRRTWKPNLVKVKTEIQGTTITLKLCTRCLKSDYVTKKV, encoded by the coding sequence ATGTCACGGACTTGCGATATTTGTGGAAAACACACGGTAACTGGAAACAAGGTTAGCCATGCAAAAAATCATAGCCGCCGCACCTGGAAACCCAACCTAGTGAAGGTAAAGACTGAAATCCAGGGTACTACTATAACCCTTAAGCTCTGCACCCGCTGCCTTAAGAGTGACTATGTTACCAAGAAGGTCTAA
- a CDS encoding DUF6320 domain-containing protein, protein MRHCPFCLVIVRETDERCPLCGKPTLEGELQRLETQHIPGTAEYPTFRSGKQRDTEERESSDMRINSKIAVELISVFSGIALVVTILANLFAEHKVSWSLYAGIGILMLWLVICIPLILRKYPWLIFAVLGPSMPLLIFVLDVLDGHITWYLCYGLPITLLVELCITLASLFIGISQRKGLNVFAILLLAVTVFCLGLETIIDVNLMHRLTLDWSVIVSFACVPMAGLLFYLHYRIMQKASLKKLFRL, encoded by the coding sequence ATGAGACATTGTCCCTTTTGTTTAGTCATTGTACGGGAAACCGATGAACGGTGTCCGCTCTGTGGAAAACCAACCCTGGAAGGAGAATTACAGCGTTTAGAAACCCAGCATATTCCGGGAACAGCAGAATATCCAACCTTCAGGTCCGGTAAACAACGTGATACAGAAGAAAGAGAATCCTCTGATATGAGGATTAACAGTAAAATTGCGGTAGAGCTTATCTCGGTTTTTTCTGGTATTGCCCTGGTTGTAACAATTCTTGCCAATCTCTTTGCTGAACATAAAGTTTCCTGGTCCCTGTATGCAGGAATTGGAATTCTTATGCTGTGGCTTGTTATTTGTATTCCCCTTATTCTTAGAAAATATCCCTGGCTTATTTTTGCTGTATTGGGACCCAGTATGCCGCTCCTCATTTTTGTGCTTGATGTACTCGATGGTCATATTACCTGGTACCTGTGTTATGGATTACCGATTACGCTCCTTGTGGAATTGTGCATCACCTTGGCTTCTCTCTTTATCGGTATCTCCCAGAGAAAGGGCCTTAATGTGTTTGCCATCCTTTTACTAGCTGTGACGGTGTTTTGTCTTGGGCTTGAAACCATCATCGATGTAAATCTGATGCATCGGCTCACCCTCGACTGGTCGGTCATTGTATCCTTTGCATGTGTTCCTATGGCAGGACTTCTATTCTATCTTCATTACCGGATTATGCAAAAAGCTTCTTTAAAAAAACTGTTTCGACTTTAG